Proteins from a single region of Schistocerca gregaria isolate iqSchGreg1 chromosome 3, iqSchGreg1.2, whole genome shotgun sequence:
- the LOC126355594 gene encoding trichohyalin-like, translating to MKRRDEVKITEGTDRGTDRGTDRGTEGRTEGQRDGQRDRQRDRQRDRQRDRQRDRQRDRQRDRQRDRQRDRQRDRQRDRQRDRQRDRQRDRQRDRQRDRQRDRQRDRQRDRQRDRQRDRQRDRQRDRQRDRQRDRQRDRQRDRQRDRQRDRQRDRQRDRQRDRQRDRQRDRQRDRQRDRQRDRQRDRQRDRQRDRQRDRQRDRQRDRQRDRQRDGQRDGQRDGQRDRGTEGRTEGRTEGRTEGQTDRGTDRGTEGQRDGQRDGQRDGQRDRQTEGRTEGQRDGQRDRGTDRGTEGRTEGQRDGQRDRQRDRGTDRQRDRQRDRGTDRQRDRQTDRGTDRGTEGQTEGQRDRQTEGQRDRQTEGQRDRQTEGQTDRGTDRQRDRQTEGQTDRGTDRQRDRQTEGQTDRGTDRQRDRQTEGQTDRGTDRQRDRQTEGQTDRGTDRQRDRQTEGQTDRGTDRQRDRQTEGQTDRGTDRQRDRQTEGQTDRGTDRQRDRQTEGQTDRGTDRQRDRQTEGQTDRGTDRQRDRQTEGQTDRGTDRQRDRQTEGQTDRGTDRQRDRQTEGQTDRGTDRQRDRQTEGQTDRGTDRQRDRQTEGQTDRGTDRQRDRQTEGQTDRGTDRQRDRQTEGQTDRGTDRQRDRQTEGQTDRGTDRQRDRQTEGQTDRGTDRQRDRQTEGQTDRGTDRQRDRQTEGQTDRGTDRQRDRQTEGQTDRGTDRQRDRQTEGQTDRGTDRQRDRQTEGQTDRGTDRQRDRQTEGQTDRGTDRQRDRQTEGQTDRGTDRQRDRQTEGQTDRGTDRQRDRQTEGQTDRGTDRQRDRQTEGQTDRGTDRQRDRQTEGQTDRGTDRQRDRQTEGQTDRGTDRQRDRQTEGQTDRGTDRQRDRQTEGQTDRGTDRQRDRQTEGQTDRGTDRQRDRQTEGQTDRGTDRQRDRQTEGQTDRGTDRQRDRQTEGQTDRGTDRQRDRQTEGQTDRGTDRQRDRQTEGQTDRGTDRQRDRQTEGQTDRGTDRQRDRQTEGQTDRGTDRQRDRQTEGQTDRGTDRQRDRQTEGQTDRGTDRQRDRQTEGQTDRGTDRQRDRQTEGQTDRGTDRQRDRQTEGQTDRGTDRQRDRQTEGQTDRGTDRQRDRQTEGQTDRGTDRQRDRQTEGQTDRGTDRQRDRQTEGQTDRGTDRQRDRQTEGQTDRGTDRQRDRQTEGQTDRGTDRQRDRQTEGQTDRGTDRQRDRQTEGQTDRGTDRQRDRQTEGQTDRGTDRQRDRQTEGQTDRGTDRQRDRQTEGQTDRGTDRQRDRQTEGQTDRGTDRQRDRQTEGQTDRGTDRQRDRQTEGQTDRGTDRQRDRQTEGQTDRGTDRQRDRQTEGQTDRGTDRQRDRQTEGQTDRGTDRQRDRQTEGQTDRGTDRQRDRQTEGQTDRGTDRQRDRQTEGQTDRGTDRQRDRQTEGQTDRGTDRQRDRQTEGQTDRGTDRQMWKEC from the exons ATGAAGAGACGAGATGAAGTAAAAATTaccga AGGGACGGACAGAGGGACGGACAGAGGGACggacagagggacagagggacggacagagggacagagggacggacagagggacagacagagggacagacagagggacagacagagggacagacagagggacagacagagggacagacagagggacagacagagggacagacagagggacagacagagggacagacagagggacagacagagggacagacagagggacagacagagggacagacagagggacagacagagggacagacagagggacagacagagggacagacagagggacagacagagggacagacagagggacagacagagggacagacagagggacagacagagggacagacagagggacagacagagggacagacagagggacagacagagggacagacagagggacagacagagggacagacagagggacagacagagggacagacagagggacagacagagggacagacagagggacagacagagggacagacagagggacagacagagggacagacagagggacagacagagggacagacagagggacagacagagggacagacagagggacagacagagggacagacagagggacGGACAGAGGGACGGACAGAGGGACggacagagggacagagggacagagggacGGACAGAGGGACGGACAGAGGGacggacagagggacagacagacagagggacggacagagggacagagggacagagggacGGACAGAGGGACGGACAGAGGGacggacagagggacagacagacagagggacggacagagggacagagggacggacagagggacagagggacggacagagggacagagggacggacagagggacagagggacggacagagggacagacagagggacagagggacagacagacagagggacagacagagggacagagggacagacagacagagggacagacagacagacagagggacagacagagggacagagggacagacagagggacagagggacagacagacagagggacagagggacagacagacagagggacagagggacagacagacagagggacagacagacagagggacagacagacagagggacagacagacagagggacagacagacagagggacagacagacagagggacagacagacagagggacagacagacagagggacagacagacagagggacagacagacagagggacagacagacagagggacagacagacagagggacagacagacagagggacagacagacagagggacagacagacagagggacagacagacagagggacagacagacagagggacagacagacagagggacagacagacagagggacagacagacagagggacagacagacagagggacagacagacagagggacagacagacagagggacagacagacagagggacagacagacagagggacagacagacagagggacagacagacagagggacagacagacagagggacagacagacagagggacagacagacagagggacagacagacagagggacagacagacagagggacagacagacagagggacagacagacagagggacagacagacagagggacagacagacagagggacagacagacagagggacagacagacagagggacagacagacagagggacagacagacagagggacagacagacagagggacagacagacagagggacagacagacagagggacagacagacagagggacagacagacagagggacagacagacagagggacagacagacagagggacagacagacagagggacagacagacagagggacagacagacagagggacagacagacagagggacagacagacagagggacagacagacagagggacagacagacagagggacagacagacagagggacagacagacagagggacagacagacagagggacagacagacagagggacagacagacagagggacagacagacagagggacagacagacagagggacagacagacagagggacagacagacagagggacagacagacagagggacagacagacagagggacagacagacagagggacagacagacagagggacagacagacagagggacagacagacagagggacagacagacagagggacagacagacagagggacagacagacagagggacagacagacagagggacagacagacagagggacagacagacagagggacagacagacagagggacagacagacagagggacagacagacagagggacagacagacagagggacagacagacagagggacagacagacagagggacagacagacagagggacagacagacagagggacagacagacagagggacagacagacagagggacagacagacagagggacagacagacagagggacagacagacagagggacagacagacagagggacagacagacagagggacagacagacagagggacagacagacagagggacagacagacagagggacagacagacagagggacagacagacagagggacagacagacagagggacagacagacagagggacagacagacagagggacagacagacagagggacagacagacagagggacagacagacagagggacagacagacagagggacagacagacagagggacagacagacagagggacagacagacagagggacagacagacagagggacagacagacagagggacagacagacagagggacagacagacagagggacagacagacagagggacagacagacagagggacagacagacagagggacagacagacagagggacagacagacagagggacagacagacagagggacagacagacagagggacagacagacagagggacagacagacagagggacagacagacagagggacagacagacagagggacagacagacagagggacagacagacagagggacagacagacagagggacagacagacagagggacagacagacagagggacagacagacagagggacagacagacagagggacagacagacagagggacagacagacagagggacagacagacagagggacagacagacagagggacagacagacagagggacagacagacagagggacagacagacagagggacagacagacagagggacagacagacagagggacagacagacagagggacagacagacagagggacagacagacagagggacagacagacagagggacagacagacagagggacagacagacagagggacagacagacagagggacagacagacagagggacagacagacagagggacagacagacagagggacagacagacagagggacagacagacagagggacagacagacagagggacagacagacagagggacagacagacagagggacagacagacagagggacagacagacagagggacagacagacagagggacagacagacagagggacagacagacagagggacagacagacagagggacagacagacagagggacagacagacagagggacagacagacagagggacagacagacagagggacagacagacagagggacagacagacagagggacagacagacagagggacagacagacagagggacagacagacagagggacagacagacagagggacagacagacagagggacagacagacagagggacagacagacagagggacagacagacagagggacagacagacagagggacagacagacagagggacagacagacagagggacagacagacagagggacagacagacagagggacagacagacagagggacagacagacagagggacagacagacagagggacagacagacagagggacagacagacagagggacagacagacagagggacagacagacagagggacagacagacagagggacagacagacagagggacagacagacagagggacagacagacagagggacagacagacagagggacagacagacagagggacagacagacagagggacagacagacagagggacagacagacagagggacagacagacagagggacagacagacagagggacagacagacagagggacagacagacagagggacagacagacagagggacagacagacagagggacagacagacagagggacagacagacagagggacagacagacagagggacagacagacagagggacagacagacagagggacagacagacagatgtggAAAGAATGTTAG